DNA sequence from the Pedobacter schmidteae genome:
CATTTCTAGAGTCAGGGCGGTATCTCCGGCATAATATATCGATTTTCCTTCCAGCTCCAGCACAAAACCTGCCGGGTTTCCTCCATAGCTACCATCAGGATTGCTGCTGGAGTGAACTGCCCAAACGGTACGTAATGTTCCGAAATCAAATTTAGACTTACCAAAGTTGATGTCTGTCACATTTTCTACGCCTTGCTTTTTAATCCAGTCGGCAACCTCTACCATGGCAATGACTTTAGCTTTGGTGCGGTTGGCGATGGCTGCCAGGTCGGCAATGTGGTCGCCGTGACCGTGGCTTACCAGGATGTAATCAGCTTCAATGCTATTTACATCAATGTTTTTGGCCAGGGTATTGTAAGTAATGAAAGGGTCAAAAAGAAACTTCTTCCCATCGGCCTCCAGCATAAAGCAAGATTGGCCATAATAAGTATATTTCATCGTCGATGGATATTAGGTTGTAAATACTATTGGCCAAACATGCCACCCAGTCCCCCAAGCATATCTTTGGTTGCGGCTTGCATTTCCGTAGCGCTTACCAACTCGGCTTGATTTAAGGCTTTATTTACTGCAGTTAGCAGCAGTTCTTCTAGTTCTTCCTTATCTGCTTCTTTGTGAAAATCGGCATCAATTTCTATTGCAGTAATGGCTTTATTTGCTGTCGCAGTAACGCGAATTGCACCTCCTTCAACTTCTCCGAAAACAGAAATGGTATCCAGGCGTTTTTTTATCTCGTCGGCTTTTTGTTGCGCCGCCATTAATTTATCAAACATAATCAGGTTATTTTTTCAGTAGTATATATTCTTTTTAATTGTTAATGAAGCTATCGCAAGTTTTACTCATCGCTTTTTAAGGTAAACTCATGATGGCTTAATATAACAACGAAATTAAGGGAAATTGGTTTAAAGTTGGCTGAATAAAATAAAAAAGAGGGCTACCGGATCAACTTGCTGTTAAAGTCGATAAATAATTTAAACAAGTCGTTGTATTTAGTAAAGGGAAGTGTGCCTGGTTGATCGTAAACATCATGATAGGCAGCTATGCCACCGGTAGTGTAAATAAAGAAGGCTGGAACCCCTTTTTCCGTGAAAAAATAATGATCGCTATTTGCTGCCTTGCCTCGCGGATTGATTTTGGGCAGGTAGTGATGGTCATCATTAATCTGATTGAGCAAGGCAAATTCTTTTGGATGATAAGACGCATTAACGACTGTAATCCCGGTTTCACCTGTGCCCACCATATCCAGATTAATCAGAAAGCGGATTTTTTTTAGATCAATAAGCGGCTGCTCGGTGAAATGCCGGGAGCCCAGTAGTCCGGCTTCTTCGCCTGCAAAGCAGATAAATGCGATGCTATAGGGGGCTGGATTGGCCGCATAATGCTGGGCCATGCTCAATAAAAATGATACGCCACTGGCATTGTCGTTGGCCCCCGGGAAATAAGTTTCGCTACCCATGCCACCTAAATGGTCGTAATGAGCAGTAAATACCACAAAAGAATCAGGATAAAGGCTACCTTTTACTATTCCACAGATATTTGCCGCATTAAACTCGGGAATAAACCGGTTTTCAATATTGAGGTCAATAGTTTCAGGATTACTGACTTCAGTTTTTAGAACTTCAATACCGGTGTAGTCGGCCTGTTTATTGCTAACCGACCAGGTTAGTTTATCCTTTAGCACCAGAACAATCTTATTTGTGGAGGAAATAAAAACGGAGCTGTCCTTTTGTTCCAGTTTGGTGCTGGCAACCTGACCGTTGCTTTCAGGCATCACGATAAATTGTTTTCCAGGAACTAACGGTCTTCCGTTAATCTGCAATTCCATTCTACCAGGAAATGTATTTACCGGGAAAGTGAATGGTTGTTTAAATGATATTTCATCCATCGGAGCTAAGCCATAGCTTTGAAATTGCGCCTCAATATAATTGGCCGCTTTGTCCAGGCCACCGTTGGTATAGCCTCTTCCCCACATCGTTTTAGCCGTAAGGCTGTCCAGAATAGTTCTGGTGAGCGTGATGTCCTGCGGCAGGACTTTTAGCGGGACGATGAGGCATAAAATGAGTAGGCACTTTTTCATATCAAAAGGTGTCGGGTATGGTGTTTCGTTTGTGTTTTCATAAATATATGTAAACAGAATTGAAAATGGGCTGTTATTAAAAGACTAATTAAAACTTATGGATGTTAGATCTAATGAACCTTTCTGGCTGGTGAAAAATGGGATTAAGCATTCGTACCCTTCTTTAAGGGAAGACATAGAAGCGGATGTATTGGTTGTTGGTGGAGGGATAACCGGGGCATTAATGGCCCACGCTTTGGTAAAGAAAGGATACAATACCGTATTAATAGACAGAAGAGAGATCGCCAATGGCAGTACGTCAGCAACAACATCTATGTTGCAGTACGAGATTGATACCCCCTTGTATAAGTTAAAGCAATTGATAGGAGAGCAGGGAGCTGTGGCCAGCTATCTGGCTTGCCGTGATGCCATATACCAATTGGAAAATCTTGTGCAGGAATTGAAATCGACATCAGGTTTTGAAAAGAAAGCGTCTGCTTATTTCGCTGGTAATAAGAAAGATTTAAAATGGCTTAAAACAGAATATGAAGCTCGTTTGTTGGCCGGGTTTGACGTTAAATGGTTAGATAAGCAGCAATTGCATGATATTTATGGTCTAGTGGCTGAGGGAGCTATTTTATCGGCAGATGGAGCAAGTGTAGATGCTTTTTGTTTAACCCACGACCTGCTTTATCATAATGTGGAAAAAGGACTAAGGGTGTTTGATAAGACTGAAATGAAAAAGGTAAAATATGAAAAGGAGGGGATTAAAGTATTGTTGCATACCGATGCAGTGGTACGGGCCAGAAAAATTATCTATTGTACCGGATACGAAACCCAGGCGATGTTGCCTGAGAAGATTGTGGATTTAAAGAGTACCTATGCTATGATTAGCGAAAGGGAGGATCGGCATGTGGCAGTTTGTGATCAAACACTGTTCTGGAATACTGATGAGCCCTATTTATACATGCGCACGACCGAAGATGGCCGTTTGCTTGTGGGTGGCGAGGATGTTCATTTTAAAAATGCATTTAAACGAGACTTATTACTGGCTAGGAAGAAAGATAAATTAATTCGAACCCTGAAAAAATATATGCCTGATGTGCCATTTATGGAAGATTTCTGTTGGTGTGGCACATTTGGGGAGACCAAAGATGGCTTGCCCTACGTGGGGACTCATCCAAAATTTAAGGACAGTTATTTTCTTCTCGGCTTTGGAGGCAATGGCATCACTTTTTCGGTAATAGGTGCCGATATGATCATTCGTATGATGGAAGGAAATCCGGATTTATTATCACATTATTTCAGGTTTCAACGTTAAGTAAAGAGTAGGTATTTATTATCAAATGATTAATCGAAGAAAGTGAAATCTCCTAAATGGCCTTTTGGGGCCTAAAAAGCGAATTAAAATTCACTAAAAAATGTAAAAAAATTAAAAACGTATTGCACAACTCAATATTTATTTAAACCTTTGCGCCTCAACTCATTCAAATTATTATTATACGCAGAAAATGATTAAGCACACCACACATAAACTTTCTATTGTAGAAGCAAAAAATATTGCTTCCAGGAGTTTGTTTATTGAGCGCTTGCGACCCATATTTTTTGTGACAACAAACCGGCAAAATTATACGCCGCGCATTTGAGTAAATCTCTGAGTGAAAACTCAGCGCATTTCCACAGAGGATTGCCTCTCAAAAAACAATTAACCAGAACATTTATTTTTTTCGTTATCATATTAATGAATATAAACGATTTTATAGTGCAAGTTGCACTTCCTGAACATCGTGTCTTCGCAGAAGAAATCTGTGATGAGATGGCCGAGTCGGCCAAGGCACGAGGTACGGGTATCGCTAAGCGCTCTCCGGAGTATGTAGCAGGTAAAATGGCCGATGGTAAAGCAGTTATTGCTTTTCATAAGGATGGCTCATGGGCAGGATTTTGTTATATCGAAACCTGGAGCCATGGACAATTTGTGGCCAATTCAGGACTTATCGTAAGTCCTAAATATCGTAAAGCCGGACTGGCAA
Encoded proteins:
- a CDS encoding metal-dependent hydrolase; its protein translation is MKYTYYGQSCFMLEADGKKFLFDPFITYNTLAKNIDVNSIEADYILVSHGHGDHIADLAAIANRTKAKVIAMVEVADWIKKQGVENVTDINFGKSKFDFGTLRTVWAVHSSSNPDGSYGGNPAGFVLELEGKSIYYAGDTALTLEMKILAELYNLDYAILPIGGHYTMDVDDAIVATKYLDCNQVIGVHYNTFPPIQIDTNEAQAKFKRENKTLLLPAIGETIEL
- a CDS encoding YbaB/EbfC family nucleoid-associated protein is translated as MFDKLMAAQQKADEIKKRLDTISVFGEVEGGAIRVTATANKAITAIEIDADFHKEADKEELEELLLTAVNKALNQAELVSATEMQAATKDMLGGLGGMFGQ
- a CDS encoding M28 family metallopeptidase, translating into MKKCLLILCLIVPLKVLPQDITLTRTILDSLTAKTMWGRGYTNGGLDKAANYIEAQFQSYGLAPMDEISFKQPFTFPVNTFPGRMELQINGRPLVPGKQFIVMPESNGQVASTKLEQKDSSVFISSTNKIVLVLKDKLTWSVSNKQADYTGIEVLKTEVSNPETIDLNIENRFIPEFNAANICGIVKGSLYPDSFVVFTAHYDHLGGMGSETYFPGANDNASGVSFLLSMAQHYAANPAPYSIAFICFAGEEAGLLGSRHFTEQPLIDLKKIRFLINLDMVGTGETGITVVNASYHPKEFALLNQINDDHHYLPKINPRGKAANSDHYFFTEKGVPAFFIYTTGGIAAYHDVYDQPGTLPFTKYNDLFKLFIDFNSKLIR
- a CDS encoding FAD-binding oxidoreductase, whose amino-acid sequence is MDVRSNEPFWLVKNGIKHSYPSLREDIEADVLVVGGGITGALMAHALVKKGYNTVLIDRREIANGSTSATTSMLQYEIDTPLYKLKQLIGEQGAVASYLACRDAIYQLENLVQELKSTSGFEKKASAYFAGNKKDLKWLKTEYEARLLAGFDVKWLDKQQLHDIYGLVAEGAILSADGASVDAFCLTHDLLYHNVEKGLRVFDKTEMKKVKYEKEGIKVLLHTDAVVRARKIIYCTGYETQAMLPEKIVDLKSTYAMISEREDRHVAVCDQTLFWNTDEPYLYMRTTEDGRLLVGGEDVHFKNAFKRDLLLARKKDKLIRTLKKYMPDVPFMEDFCWCGTFGETKDGLPYVGTHPKFKDSYFLLGFGGNGITFSVIGADMIIRMMEGNPDLLSHYFRFQR